The following are encoded in a window of Pangasianodon hypophthalmus isolate fPanHyp1 chromosome 14, fPanHyp1.pri, whole genome shotgun sequence genomic DNA:
- the rhbdd1 gene encoding rhomboid-related protein 4 isoform X1, with protein sequence MRTRQRGFNLGLLLLASQVFQIGTDNIPPATLVTLGLNVYLFLFPVKPLLQTCVSVQYAYWDGDWHRLLFSPLHHVDDWHLYFNMVSFLWKGINLERRLGTAWFTYLLSVFSLLTGLVYLLLEAGLTELMDDSSFSMQCAVGFSGVLFGLKVVNNYYNPGGVKYIMGFPVAKRYACWVELILIHILNPGTSFVGHLSGILVGLLYTTGPLRTLMKMCAGFVSGNGNYGRPRTYYNSSGYSGYGMPYTPNSSPYDRQGLYNRVDPSAPPQHPYTAGLSEREQFEAAIRASLQDQGRRAHRRPLYGFNANLPNLEEIRQRRLQRFDS encoded by the exons atgcGTACCAGACAGCGAGGATTTAATCTTGGCCTGCTCTTGCTGGCGTCTCAGGTGTTCCAGATCGGCACGGACAACATCCCTCCTGCTACACTAGTGACGCTCGGCCTTAATGTCTAcctcttcctgtttcctgtcaaGCCCCTCTTACAG acgtGTGTGAGCGTACAGTATGCATACTGGGATGGAGACTGGCATCGTCTCCTGTTCTCTCCTCTTCACCACGTCGATGATTGGCACCTCTACTTCAACATGGTCTCCTTCCTCTGGAAAGGCATCAACCTGGAGCGCAGGCTCGGCACCGCCTGGTTCACCTACCTCCTGTCCGTCTTCTCTCTGCTTACCGGATTGGTCTATCTGCTCCTGGAGGCGGGGCTAACGGAGCTCATGGACGATTCCTCCTTCAGCATGCAGTGCGCCGTAGGGTTTTCGG GAGTTCTCTTCGGGCTGAAAGTTGTGAACAATTATTATAACCCGGGCGGGGTCAAATACATCATGGGGTTTCCTGTAGCCAAACGCTATGCCTGCTGGGTGGAGCTAATCCTCATTCACATCCTGAACCCagg gacGTCGTTTGTTGGGCACCTGTCTGGTATTTTGGTGGGGCTTCTCTACACTACTGGTCCCCTCAGAACACTTATGAAAATGTGTGCag GTTTTGTAAGTGGTAATGGAAACTATGGCAGGCCTCGCACGTACTATAACTCGTCAG GTTACAGTGGATATGGAATGCCCTACACGCCAAACAGCTCTCCCTACGACAGGCAGGGTCTCTATAACAGAGTCGATCCATCGGCACCCCCTCAGCACCCTTATACGGCTGGTCTTTCGGAGAGGGAGCAGTTCGAGGCAGCCATTAGGGCCAGCCTGCAAGACCAAG
- the rhbdd1 gene encoding rhomboid-related protein 4 isoform X3: MRTRQRGFNLGLLLLASQVFQIGTDNIPPATLVTLGLNVYLFLFPVKPLLQTCVSVQYAYWDGDWHRLLFSPLHHVDDWHLYFNMVSFLWKGINLERRLGTAWFTYLLSVFSLLTGLVYLLLEAGLTELMDDSSFSMQCAVGFSGVLFGLKVVNNYYNPGGVKYIMGFPVAKRYACWVELILIHILNPGTSFVGHLSGILVGLLYTTGPLRTLMKMCAGFVSGNGNYGRPRTYYNSSGYSGYGMPYTPNSSPYDRQGLYNRVDPSAPPQHPYTAGLSEREQFEAAIRASLQDQGRMED; the protein is encoded by the exons atgcGTACCAGACAGCGAGGATTTAATCTTGGCCTGCTCTTGCTGGCGTCTCAGGTGTTCCAGATCGGCACGGACAACATCCCTCCTGCTACACTAGTGACGCTCGGCCTTAATGTCTAcctcttcctgtttcctgtcaaGCCCCTCTTACAG acgtGTGTGAGCGTACAGTATGCATACTGGGATGGAGACTGGCATCGTCTCCTGTTCTCTCCTCTTCACCACGTCGATGATTGGCACCTCTACTTCAACATGGTCTCCTTCCTCTGGAAAGGCATCAACCTGGAGCGCAGGCTCGGCACCGCCTGGTTCACCTACCTCCTGTCCGTCTTCTCTCTGCTTACCGGATTGGTCTATCTGCTCCTGGAGGCGGGGCTAACGGAGCTCATGGACGATTCCTCCTTCAGCATGCAGTGCGCCGTAGGGTTTTCGG GAGTTCTCTTCGGGCTGAAAGTTGTGAACAATTATTATAACCCGGGCGGGGTCAAATACATCATGGGGTTTCCTGTAGCCAAACGCTATGCCTGCTGGGTGGAGCTAATCCTCATTCACATCCTGAACCCagg gacGTCGTTTGTTGGGCACCTGTCTGGTATTTTGGTGGGGCTTCTCTACACTACTGGTCCCCTCAGAACACTTATGAAAATGTGTGCag GTTTTGTAAGTGGTAATGGAAACTATGGCAGGCCTCGCACGTACTATAACTCGTCAG GTTACAGTGGATATGGAATGCCCTACACGCCAAACAGCTCTCCCTACGACAGGCAGGGTCTCTATAACAGAGTCGATCCATCGGCACCCCCTCAGCACCCTTATACGGCTGGTCTTTCGGAGAGGGAGCAGTTCGAGGCAGCCATTAGGGCCAGCCTGCAAGACCAAG